Below is a genomic region from Medicago truncatula cultivar Jemalong A17 chromosome 3, MtrunA17r5.0-ANR, whole genome shotgun sequence.
taaaatgagaTTCACATAAATTTCATATAATTATAGAGTGAATGTTGAATTGAACAAAAGTGATTAGACTCCcacaatattataaattaatattgtggTTAATTGAATTTGCACTGTGAGAGGTGTCTATATAATTGGTTACCAATAAACAATATATCGAATATAATTATCTCTAATGGAGGTATATCAtggaaaatatttataaaaataaaaaataaaaaaaaataaaaaaagtgtttgagAATCTAGCTAGCATTTATGGTTGAATATCTCTACAAGATAAATGATTTCCTACAACCAATTTTAGATAATGTTCACTACAACTTTTCAAATGGTTAACAGATGTTGAAACTTATTAGCCACCAACATAACTTCATTAACCACACTTTTCATATGTTTAAATTGAGACGCATATGAACACCGTATGCTAGTGGTTGACGAGTTATGACAAATGTATATCTTTTCATCATACAATGAACGTTATTGATTACCTATTTGAAATGCCTTAACCAAaagttttattttgtcattttagttttcaaatttcACAATTATGTGGGTGGGTGGGTGTAAATATAAATTACTTAACAATTCTATCTTATCCTTTTGTATATGTTGCGCAGTAATCAAATGGCATCGCACACATTAATGGTTTTAATTGCAACTATCAAACTAATAATGTTTGTAATGTACTGCTTCTGGATGATTCGCAGGCATATTAGCTTACAGCAGAACGAAAACATTCTTCTATGTGTACTATGTGTTTAAGATCATCATTAACATGATTTGCGATGGATGTGTTCCTTGCCTCGCTCTAGCTTACGTCGTTAGTACAACTAAACTCCAATTTCTCTGCATTTCAAAAATTTGTttccaaattcaaaataaacaacgtgcataacaattaaatttaactaacttagatttatttgttttataaatataataatgtaGGCAGATAACGTTCCAGAAGGTCGAAGAAGCAGTGCATTTGGAGTTCTTTCAGGGATAGGATCCTCAGCGTTTGTGTGTGGAACAGTTGCAGCTCGTTTTCTATCCGCTGCTCAAACTTTTCAGGTGCTTAGTTTCCTCTTTTAATGCTAATTCCTCTAGTTTACTTCCTCTACTTCCTCTTTTATCAATTGTGTTTTCTCCTTCAACATTAAGGTTTCAACTTTTGTTGCGGTGCTCGGAGCAGTGTACATGCAAATTTTCCTTCGGGATTCAGTCGCCGATGAAAACCAACTTTATACCCCAATCATTTCACAAGGAAAGCCCCCAATTGCTAAAATCAACGGAAAATCAAAAGCTAACATGCCACTTTTGAAAGCATTGAGCTCTTTAAGAGATATAACCTCCTTTCTCAATAGTAGGTGTGACAATTTTCATTCTTACactattaaatttattatctaGGACTAAGTTTATTTGCTTGTTTTGCACTGTAAATTGGAATAAGTATTGAAGCAACAATATTTACTTTTCTATCAAATGAGATATATAaccaaatttttatttctattaaaaaacTTAATATTATTACAGTGCCATCTACCTTGTTGCtatgaaataaattttgattaattatgtAACTAAATATATTTGTATGATTAATAACTGGTTTTTCAATTACatgtgatataattgttatCCATCCATATTCTAATTTGCAGCAAGATTATCACTCAAGCGTCAATTGTTGCGTTCTTCAGCAACCTTGCAGATGTTGGCCTTCATGGTTCAATGATGGTATGTTATGATTTTCAAGTTTTATCATGTATTTTTTAACCTTAACTTAGTTTGTGATGCCACTCTATTTTTTGTGTGCAGTATTACTTAAAGGCTCGGTTTCATTTTGATAAGAATCACTTTGCTGACTTAATGATCATTTCTGGTATTGCAGGGACTGTGTCACAGGTAATTTTTGTAAGACGTGATTTTAGTTGTCAAATATCACCTATGTTTAGTTTACGTTTTGTCTTGTCAAATCTACAATTTGTTTGAgtttattgtaaaatattaaTATCAAACATTGTTGATCACAGCTTTTTCTTATGCCTATTTTTGCTCCTACTTTGGGCGAGGCAAGGCTTCTATCGATTGGACTCTTTTTTCACTGTGTACATGTAAGCATTTATccttttgtaattttataagtaaaaaaaaaaatacacatttttgtAAATTCTAAATTAGTGCTATCAAATTGAATGCAGATGTTCATTTACAGCATAGCATGGTCCTCATGGGTATGTCTTTTGCTACTCTATTGCTAATTACAATTTACAAGTTCATCTCTGTCAAGTATTGTTCAATGTGtagtaaattaattatttataagtGGAATTTGCAATATGTATTCTCACTAATACCTTCTCATTTTATGTTGTATTAATTATTAAGGTATACATGTTTACAGGTTCCTTATGCTGCTGCAATGTTCtcaattttgtttgtattttcaCAACCGTGTGTGAGTTTCATTCCTCATTCTATATATCTTTagtattcaaaaaataattttaattaatttactttTGCACTTTTTGCAGATACGAAGTATTGTTTCTAAACAAGTCGATCCCCGTGAGCAGGTATCATGTTAATAGTATTGGTTAGTGGCAATATTTTTGTTAGGAAAATAGGAAAAACTTatacataaaatatattgattaggaaaaaaattgaatggcACCTAAGAACACAATAAAAGGAAGACATGATTGGAACATAGTCAACTTCTAATGGATATCTTCTTTCAGGGAAGGGCTCAAGGTTGCATCTCAGGCATATGTTCGATTGCACATATTGTATCTCCTTTGGCTTTCTCTCCATTAACGGGTGAGTGGAAACTCATAATGTCCCATCATGTTCATATTATTacagaaaattatatattaacaaaaacttattctcttttttttagcTCTATTTCTATCTGAAAAGGCACCTTTTAATTTTCCTGGCTTCAGTATAATGTGCATTGGAATTGCTTCGGTAAGAACTTACTTTAATCAAAGTTCTCCATGCtctctatgttttttttcttttttataatattgttgaatattttttgtCCCATATTTGTATGATTCTTTCTTGTCTAATTATATGGCAAtttatattattactttttgtTTGCAGATGGTATCTTTTGTTCAGAGTATGATGCTTAGAGTGGTTCCTTCCATTTTGAGTTAGATGGACATGGTTGATCAGAAACCTAATTTAAAAGATCGTCAATATTTTCTCAAAGTGGAATCCTTTTTTATCAATAGAAACTATCTTTAATTGTGCTTTTGATGAGGAAGAAAGATGTTGTTGAATAAGCATACTCTCACAAGTATTGATAAGCTTTTCTAGCTTCATACTAGTAtacattttgtttgtttatacttATATCCCGTCTTTgtcttaattttatttcaaaagacACAAAATGTAAACTTTGAGTTTTGCTGGtattccatttttcttttatctcttaACAATTTAGAAACAGTTATGAAATGTGTAATACATGTATGTGGTTATGTCTTAGAACTCTCTTTGTAGACCATTGTCATGTCAGTGAAATATGTATACTAAAGTTTATGAGTACATCTttccccaaatatatatatatatatatatatatatatatatatttttaattattgtccaattttataagattttttttttaaaaaaataaattgtataaatTACTTTATAGAAatgtctttaattattttacctcttttttctttttgaggaaAAAGTGTatctataaattaaaaaataacatttgaaataaaaacaattaaaacttCGTTCAATaagaatattgttttttacttgTCATGGGTAAGGGGCATAGCCCTTAACCAAGTACTAGATTAAAAATCATGTGAGAAGAGGACACAATAAACATTCTCACAGAAGAATTAGCAACATGGCAATGCCGAAtgtaaatgttaaaaatttcatgCCAAATTTTTTAGATCACAAATATATAGataatgacttttttttgtttgaaataaaatatagataagtTAAAAATTttttgggtcttgttaacgagtacCCTAAGGGCACTTTTTAAGAATTCCtaataatgaaattattttttctaaatgcCAAAAACTctaatttccaatgcattgattttataaactttgataaaaacttactatttaaagttaCTAAACAATACCCTAAaaaccatagttttaaaactcggatcGGACATCGACTCGATCAAGGTACTGGGTCACTACTAAGTCATTGGTCGAACCATTGAGTCGTTGACGAACTGCATAACTGAACCGTATTAAACCGGTTGACTCGATAAGATGATCCGATCTCTATGAAAAGCTTGTTCTATGATTTATCCTGAATTAGATGATTCCTTCTATAAAAATATTCTAGTGTCATGGTAcctattaaataaaataaattaatatttttttcctcataaaataaagtaacataacacaaatatttgtacagcacactaaaaaaaattgaatagtaAAAAAacgtaattgttttttttggttacaaaagagctaacaacaataaaaaaagaaaaggaaaaggacaGAAAACAGAAACAGAAGTCGAGAAACAACAGCTAATTCCTGACAAAATAAATGCCTAGCGCATCAGCTCTAAGCAAGGGGAGGAGATCAGCTGGAGGCGATTGATGGACGACAAGAGCAGCATCTGAATTAGCACCAAATTTAGCAAAGAAGTCCGCACATTGATTCCCCTCTCTTAAAGTGTGGTGGAGGGAAATGTTCCTGTCATTTAGCAGGTCTTTGATATTCTGGATAAGAGCGGCGTAGATGTGGTATCTAGGAGTGTCATTCGCAATAAGATTAACAGCTAGAAGGGAATCCGAGTAGCACATTATCTCATTCACATTCAAATCCGTAACCAATTTCAGTCCTTGGTGAATAGCTGTTAGCTCCGCTAGCAATATATCAGCTGAATTAGGAATGAGACCGGAAAAGCCTGAGATAAACAAACCTGCACTATTGCGTAGGACACCACCGTAACCGGTGCGTGGAGGGGTTCCAATGCAGCTGCCATCAACATTAAGAATGAAATCTTGGTGGTTTCTATTGTTCCATTTCACCAATCGGTCTGAATGAGGGGGATTTTCTTCACCGTTGAATGCCGAGTTGGCTGCATCAGCTGCTGAAATGATGTTGTTGCACAACCGAAATAAAGACAAAGTTTCATTATTAAGGCACATTAAGTTACGGTGTCTCCAAACCCACCAAAGGCCGGCTAAAAAGATACTAGAACGTGAGCCAGAAATACCAAGCTTTATCCAATCATAAGTTGTAGCAGTTGTGACGAAATCGTTACTTGTAAAACCAATTTTCTGCCAGATGTCCTTAGAAAAACAACAGTCCCTGACACAATGCATAAaggtttcatcttcttctccgcAATGAGTGCAAATGGGAGAGGGAGCCATGCTTCTGTGGTAAAGCAGGGAAAGAGTGGGAACCGCATTTTGACACGCCAGCCAGATAAGAAACTTGTACTTTTCCGGAACCTTTAGTCTCCAAATCCAAGACCAAGCGTGAAGGATGGGTTCAATTGCAGGAACTCTGGAGGTGATAAGCCAATTAAATCCGCTTTTAGTAGTGTAAGTGCCATTTTTGTTTTGAGACCAGATTAAAGCATCCTCGATGTTGTCGTTAAACTGGGTATGAATGTTGTTAATGTGATTCTCAACATCTGGTGGAAGATTAGTGTAAAGAACCCGAGCATGATTTCCAGGAGCGGAAAGAATATCTCTAACAGATAATTGaaggtcatggacatcaataACAGGAACATAATTACCTATAGGGCCAAGAGAGTTCCAACTGCTGAACCAAAAGGATGAAGAACCTGAACCAATGCGCCAAGTGTATCCGTCCTTAAGAATGTTTTTGGCACGAATGATTGAAGACCAAGTTGGGGAGCTTCTGTTGTTGGCACTAGCATAAAGGGTGTTGTGGCCACCTGTGTATTTGTTAGAAAGGAGAGGCACCCATAATTTATTAGAAGACTGAACCATGTCCCAAACAAGTTTCCCAAGAAGACTAGTATTAGCTTCTCTAGCTGCTCGAATACCCAATCCACCAATATTTTTGGGAAGAGAgattttcttccaatttacCAAGTGGATTCCCTTATTAGTAGTTCCACGCCAGATGAAGTTTCTTGTGGTTTGGTCTATGCTATCACAAATGTTTTGGGGCAGCCAATTAGTTTGCATGAAATAGGAAGGAATAGAAGTTAACACAGAATTAGCTAAAGTCAATCGCCCTGTCTTGTTAAGAAGCCTATTCTTCCAAGATGCCAGCCTGGTTTGCATTTTTTCGATAATGAAATGGAAATCGCTCCGCTTAGGCCGCCCTTTCAAGATGGGGAAGCCAAGATACTTATCAAAGGAAGTAGTGCTCCGGATGCCAGAAATAGAGGTGAGGCTAGTGATTTTCCTTTGAGGGATACCTGCCGAATAAAAGGCTCTAGACTTTGAAAGATTAATCTTCAAACCAGACGCCTTGCCGAACCTATCAAATAAATCTGTAACAAATCTCAGCTGGGAGTTTTTGGCTTTGATGAAGAGAAGGACGTCACCTGCAAAGAGAAGGTGAGATACTTGGGGTCCTGTGCCTGTGATTTTAATTGGTTCCCATTCTCCTTGAAAAACAGCATTATTGATAGCAAGAGAGAGTTTCTCCATACAAAGAATAAAGAGGTATGGGGATAGAGGATCACCCTGTCTGAGACCATGTGAAGGCCTGAAAGAAGGCATTTTGTTTCCATTCCAAAGAATAGAGAAGGTAGAGGAGGAAACACAATGCATGATGAGCTTGATGGTGATGTCTGGGAAACCAAAATCCTGTAggcaaaaattaagaaaatccCAATTGACATTATCAAAAGCTTTCTCAAGATCGAGCTTGAAAGCCACATagccttttttcttctttgatctttTCATATAATGAATaatttcctgcaaaacaatggAGTTATCAGAAGTTCCCCTACCAGGCAGAAAGCTGCTTTGGCAAGGGCCAATAATATTATTAAGGATAGGCCTAAGACGCTGAACCAAAACTTTAGTAATAATTTTATAGACAATGTTGCACAAACTGATTGGCCTGAAGTCTTTGTAGGTATTAGGTGGATCCACCTTAGGGATAAGTGCAATGAGCGTGTTCGAAATCTCCGGATCAAAGTGACCTGTATGGAAGGCTGATTGAACCAAATGGAAAATATCATCTCCAACTATGTGCCAGTACTGTTTGAAGAAGATGCATTGGAAACCATCAGCACCGGGGGCTTTATAAGGCTTCATGGTATTGAGGGCAGCGAAAACCTCGCTCTTGGTAATAGGTTTGGTGAGTGAAAGCTTTCCGAGGTCGTCAATTGTTGGCTGGTGATCGGTAAAGAAAGCTCGGTTGTGATGAGGCTGAGAGTTGGCAAAAAGGTTCTTGAAATACTTTTGAGCTTCTTCTTGGAGGACGGTACTATCATTTGTCCAAATGCCATTGGGGAGCTGAAGtctatgaattttatttttctttcttcgaATGATAGCTTGAGCATGGAAGAAAGAACTGTTTTTGTCACCAAACTGGATCCATTTTTCTCTAGACTTTTGGTACCAAAGCATTTCTTCTTGAAAAAGAATAT
It encodes:
- the LOC11436685 gene encoding hippocampus abundant transcript-like protein 1, with the translated sequence MQNAQKNKHIIMSGRIMEKLNMYGLSHLFMTVFLHNLSTFMVQPAITDVTMAALCPGQDECSIAIYLTGFQQAMIGMGTLVMMPILGDLSDKYGRKAILTLPMTLMIIPLGILAYSRTKTFFYVYYVFKIIINMICDGCVPCLALAYVADNVPEGRRSSAFGVLSGIGSSAFVCGTVAARFLSAAQTFQVSTFVAVLGAVYMQIFLRDSVADENQLYTPIISQGKPPIAKINGKSKANMPLLKALSSLRDITSFLNSSKIITQASIVAFFSNLADVGLHGSMMYYLKARFHFDKNHFADLMIISGIAGTVSQLFLMPIFAPTLGEARLLSIGLFFHCVHMFIYSIAWSSWVPYAAAMFSILFVFSQPCIRSIVSKQVDPREQGRAQGCISGICSIAHIVSPLAFSPLTALFLSEKAPFNFPGFSIMCIGIASMVSFVQSMMLRVVPSILS